A region of Sulfurovum sp. DNA encodes the following proteins:
- the hisF gene encoding imidazole glycerol phosphate synthase subunit HisF, translated as MDYFAKRVIPCLDVDGGRVVKGVNFVGLRDAGDPVEVARRYNEEGADELTFLDIGASHEGRDTIVNMVKKVAKEVFIPLTVGGGIRKLEDIYALLNVGCDKVSINSAAIRHPEFIEEGAKRFGSQCIVVAIDAKQVTENEWHIFTHGGRNDTGINAIAWAKEAYERGAGELLVTSMDADGTKAGFDNELNRKIGEVVNIPIIASGGAGTMEHMKEAFIVGHADAALAASIFHFREIDIMDLKHYLKSENIPVRM; from the coding sequence ATGGATTATTTTGCAAAAAGAGTTATACCCTGCCTTGATGTAGATGGTGGACGTGTTGTGAAAGGTGTAAACTTTGTGGGTCTCCGTGATGCGGGTGATCCAGTCGAAGTGGCACGTCGTTACAATGAGGAGGGAGCTGATGAATTAACCTTTTTAGATATTGGTGCCAGTCATGAAGGACGGGATACCATTGTAAACATGGTCAAAAAAGTAGCTAAAGAGGTTTTTATCCCTCTGACAGTAGGTGGAGGGATTCGTAAACTTGAAGATATCTACGCACTACTTAATGTTGGTTGCGATAAAGTGAGTATCAACTCTGCTGCCATTAGGCACCCAGAATTTATTGAAGAGGGGGCAAAGCGTTTTGGATCACAATGTATTGTGGTTGCTATTGATGCTAAACAAGTTACAGAAAATGAATGGCATATTTTTACACATGGGGGACGTAATGATACTGGCATTAATGCGATAGCATGGGCAAAAGAGGCGTATGAAAGAGGTGCGGGAGAATTGCTTGTTACTTCCATGGATGCTGATGGTACTAAAGCAGGTTTTGATAATGAGCTTAACCGAAAGATTGGAGAGGTGGTTAATATTCCAATTATTGCTAGTGGCGGTGCAGGTACAATGGAGCATATGAAAGAGGCATTTATTGTAGGTCATGCTGATGCGGCATTGGCAGCCTCTATCTTTCATTTCAGAGAAATTGATATTATGGATCTTAAGCATTACCTAAAATCTGAAAATATTCCAGTGAGAATGTAA
- the rsmA gene encoding 16S rRNA (adenine(1518)-N(6)/adenine(1519)-N(6))-dimethyltransferase RsmA, with protein MITENLAEFASKKFGQNFLKNDIYLHKIIQAMPNDNLRVAEIGPGLGDLTKELVKARNVTAFEVDKRLCEHLVSKFEMPISQGYFELRCGDVLERWKEGTLLDEPYHLVANLPYYIATNIILKAFKDERCQSILVMVQKEVAVKFSAQKGEKEFSALSVLAESIGEATLCFEVEPEAFTPPPKVTSAVLLIKKDRSQDDRKFEAFLKIAFAQPRKKLFKNLVEIFSKDIVLQTFTTLGIDPDLRPHETGTSDYHLLYNELKDKLDGKQQTKQRKQSKSRTKNTKQ; from the coding sequence ATGATTACTGAGAATTTGGCAGAATTTGCAAGCAAGAAATTCGGTCAGAATTTTCTAAAAAATGATATCTATCTACATAAAATCATCCAAGCGATGCCCAATGATAACCTTAGGGTTGCAGAGATAGGGCCTGGCTTAGGTGATTTAACTAAAGAGCTTGTCAAAGCTCGAAATGTCACAGCATTTGAGGTTGATAAAAGACTATGTGAGCATCTTGTATCAAAGTTTGAAATGCCTATTTCACAAGGGTACTTTGAACTTCGTTGTGGAGATGTGCTTGAGCGTTGGAAGGAAGGGACCCTGCTGGATGAGCCTTATCATCTGGTAGCAAATCTTCCTTACTATATTGCAACCAATATCATATTGAAAGCCTTTAAAGATGAACGATGCCAGTCTATATTGGTTATGGTTCAGAAGGAAGTAGCCGTTAAATTCTCTGCACAGAAAGGAGAGAAGGAGTTTTCTGCTCTTTCTGTCCTAGCAGAGAGTATTGGAGAGGCAACACTCTGTTTCGAAGTTGAACCAGAAGCATTCACGCCACCTCCAAAGGTTACTTCTGCCGTGCTTTTAATAAAAAAAGATCGTAGTCAAGACGATAGAAAGTTTGAAGCATTCCTTAAGATTGCTTTCGCACAACCGCGCAAAAAACTCTTCAAGAATCTTGTAGAAATCTTTTCAAAAGATATTGTATTGCAAACCTTTACAACATTAGGCATAGACCCTGACCTGCGACCTCATGAAACTGGGACATCTGATTATCATCTGTTATATAATGAATTAAAGGATAAATTAGATGGAAAACAACAAACCAAACAACGAAAACAGTCAAAGTCGAGAACAAAGAATACCAAACAGTGA
- a CDS encoding purine-nucleoside phosphorylase, giving the protein MIICAGKSEQFDFASPIGIGMVESAINLTRICEQKKPDHMVFVATAGSYGEKKIFEIIKSHIATNIEQGFFDGNAYTPIDNIIETIENVSCETLVNSSNYITTNKKIWSHYIAQNIHLENMEFYAVMKVAQMYGIPTTGIFIVTNYCDENAHRDFKKNHAEAMERLSTYVNACSIV; this is encoded by the coding sequence ATGATTATTTGTGCAGGAAAAAGTGAACAGTTTGATTTTGCAAGCCCTATTGGTATTGGTATGGTTGAGTCAGCAATCAATCTTACTCGCATTTGTGAACAAAAGAAGCCAGACCATATGGTATTTGTTGCAACGGCAGGATCCTATGGAGAGAAGAAGATATTTGAAATTATCAAATCACATATTGCTACAAATATAGAACAGGGTTTTTTTGATGGCAATGCCTATACACCAATAGACAACATCATTGAAACCATTGAAAATGTTTCATGTGAAACATTGGTAAACTCTTCGAACTATATTACCACCAATAAAAAAATATGGAGTCACTATATAGCACAAAATATCCATCTTGAAAATATGGAGTTTTATGCTGTGATGAAAGTGGCACAGATGTACGGTATACCTACGACAGGCATTTTTATTGTAACCAACTATTGTGATGAAAACGCACACAGAGACTTCAAAAAGAATCATGCTGAAGCAATGGAGCGTTTAAGCACATATGTCAATGCATGTTCTATTGTATGA